From the genome of Streptomyces sp. NBC_00659, one region includes:
- a CDS encoding SWIM zinc finger family protein, with product MPSAPSVPSGPPVTSTVVPAAQASGVLPRASAPGARPGDVAREALRRAAANDAALPAYEDAAEAGPGKSSDGTPTGHPASGEPATTGRSGARPQGGARPGDIAREALRAARDEARRLRSEGTDGSGEGTTDGKGAGPRRRPDRTSGAGARGRHDPVRSVSRERASQERDLRDLLANAFRLPPDVTADTGEQPSDPARPGQPSHPADGTGEATRDRNPGRFAHPVHPGDAVRPEHLADAVHAANPAPENEARAATEPVTAGSPGREPFTSEVPTPELFPESFTEPFASSNTGARDPEPAVPAERRPRSMASPGRDGDMRRTFPAFAARAREEGGRFAETWWGNEWVTALEEGALDAARLARGRTYAGHGHVDAVTVTPGLVLAYVHGSRPRPYRVQVRVRTLTDGDWDRFLDAAAERPGHIAALLDKEMPKSLADCGVELLPGPGELEPHCSCPDFGHPCKHAAALCYQTARLLDQDPFVLFLLRGRGERELLDALSRRNATRAARAAQDREPAQPAGVRARDALARRVLPPLPAPLPPPAHPEQPPAYPGVPGGPDAFALDQLATDAAARAYALLTSGRDPVAELTLWQDAVRIAAARPGSGLTAATRALYSSLASATGRTSVDLARAVAAWRQGGFEALAVLEDPWDPPAGRFDRARPLLMAADFPAFRPWRNHLTHPRGHAQLRLGRNGLWYAYESEPGHDDWWPRGTPDLDPVGALTGLGAPDEL from the coding sequence ATGCCGTCTGCGCCATCTGTGCCGTCTGGGCCACCCGTGACGTCCACGGTGGTCCCTGCGGCCCAGGCGTCCGGGGTGCTCCCGAGGGCGTCCGCTCCGGGGGCGAGGCCGGGCGACGTGGCGCGCGAGGCTCTGCGAAGGGCGGCGGCCAACGACGCGGCGCTTCCGGCGTACGAGGATGCCGCCGAGGCCGGCCCGGGGAAGAGCTCCGACGGGACGCCGACAGGGCATCCGGCGTCCGGGGAGCCCGCCACGACCGGTCGTTCCGGTGCGCGGCCCCAGGGAGGCGCCCGCCCCGGCGACATCGCGCGTGAGGCGCTGCGTGCCGCACGGGACGAGGCGAGGCGGCTTCGGTCCGAGGGGACGGACGGCAGCGGGGAGGGAACCACCGACGGCAAGGGAGCCGGCCCGAGGCGTCGGCCGGACAGGACATCCGGCGCCGGTGCACGGGGGCGACACGATCCCGTGCGCTCCGTCTCCAGGGAACGGGCGTCCCAGGAGCGTGACCTTCGCGATCTGCTCGCGAACGCCTTCCGGCTGCCCCCGGACGTCACCGCCGACACCGGCGAGCAGCCGTCGGACCCCGCCCGGCCCGGACAGCCGTCCCACCCCGCCGACGGCACCGGCGAGGCGACGCGCGACCGGAACCCCGGCCGGTTCGCGCACCCCGTACACCCGGGCGACGCCGTGCGTCCCGAGCACCTCGCGGACGCCGTGCACGCCGCGAACCCCGCGCCCGAGAACGAGGCGCGGGCGGCCACCGAGCCCGTCACCGCAGGGTCTCCCGGCCGTGAGCCCTTCACCTCCGAGGTCCCCACCCCCGAGCTCTTCCCCGAGTCCTTCACCGAGCCCTTCGCGTCGTCGAACACCGGGGCGCGAGACCCGGAGCCGGCCGTCCCCGCCGAGCGGCGTCCTCGTTCCATGGCATCCCCGGGCCGTGACGGTGACATGCGCCGGACCTTCCCCGCCTTCGCCGCGCGGGCCCGGGAGGAGGGCGGCCGGTTCGCGGAGACATGGTGGGGCAACGAGTGGGTCACGGCGTTGGAGGAAGGGGCGCTCGACGCGGCACGGCTGGCGCGCGGGCGGACGTACGCCGGGCACGGCCACGTCGACGCCGTCACCGTCACACCGGGTCTGGTGCTCGCCTATGTGCACGGGAGCCGGCCGCGGCCGTACCGCGTCCAGGTCAGGGTGCGGACACTGACCGACGGCGACTGGGACCGTTTCCTCGACGCCGCCGCCGAGAGGCCCGGACACATCGCGGCGCTGCTCGACAAGGAGATGCCCAAGTCGCTCGCGGACTGCGGTGTCGAACTGCTTCCCGGCCCCGGCGAGCTCGAACCGCACTGCAGCTGCCCGGACTTCGGCCACCCCTGCAAGCACGCGGCCGCACTCTGCTACCAGACGGCGCGGCTGCTGGACCAGGACCCGTTCGTCCTGTTCCTGTTGCGCGGCCGCGGCGAGCGCGAGCTGCTCGACGCGCTGTCCCGGCGCAACGCCACCCGTGCGGCCCGCGCGGCCCAGGACCGGGAACCGGCACAGCCGGCCGGCGTACGCGCCCGTGACGCCCTCGCACGACGCGTGCTGCCGCCCCTGCCCGCTCCGCTGCCGCCGCCCGCGCATCCCGAGCAGCCGCCGGCCTACCCGGGCGTGCCGGGCGGCCCGGACGCCTTCGCGCTGGACCAGTTGGCCACGGACGCCGCCGCTCGCGCGTACGCGCTGCTGACCTCGGGCCGCGATCCGGTCGCGGAACTGACGCTCTGGCAGGACGCGGTGCGCATCGCGGCGGCCCGCCCCGGCTCGGGGCTCACGGCCGCCACCCGCGCCCTCTACTCATCACTAGCCTCCGCGACCGGCCGTACTTCGGTCGATCTGGCACGGGCGGTCGCCGCCTGGCGCCAGGGCGGATTCGAGGCGCTCGCCGTGCTCGAGGACCCCTGGGACCCCCCGGCGGGCCGGTTCGACCGGGCCCGGCCGCTGCTGATGGCCGCCGACTTCCCGGCCTTCCGCCCCTGGCGCAACCACCTCACCCACCCGCGCGGCCACGCCCAGCTCCGCCTCGGCCGCAACGGGCTGTGGTACGCCTACGAGTCCGAGCCGGGCCATGACGACTGGTGGCCCCGCGGCACCCCGGACCTCGACCCGGTCGGCGCCCTGACGGGCCTCGGCGCACCGGACGAGCTCTGA
- the pcaDC gene encoding bifunctional 3-oxoadipate enol-lactonase/4-carboxymuconolactone decarboxylase PcaDC, with protein MSETKTPALQYRLDGPEDAPVLILGPSLGTTWHMWDRQVPELAKSWRIFRFDLPGHGGAPAYPAGSVAELAGRLLATLDRLGIQHFGYAGCAFGGAIGLELALRRPERVASLALIAASPRFGTADEFRQRGVVVRSNGLDPIARTAPERWFTSGFAAAQPAITEWAVQMVRTTDPGCYIAACEALAAFDVRGELGMVGVPTLVLAGSDDQVTGPAEARTLVAGIPDARLAVVPGASHLVPVEQPAAVTDLLVRHFSSAWLPAFDSSTGQMAVPAAPAYPVQAAPPPVGPFAEIAPAPVEPEPMGWQDPYDVGIKVRREVLGDAHVDGALASADEFSGDFQEFVTRYAWGEIWDRPGLDRRSRSCVTLTALVAGGHLDELAVHTRAALRNGLTPVEIKEVLLQTAVYCGVPAANSAFKVAQQVIREETTPQE; from the coding sequence GTGAGTGAGACGAAGACCCCTGCCCTCCAGTACCGCCTCGACGGCCCGGAAGATGCTCCGGTCCTCATACTCGGACCCTCGCTCGGCACCACCTGGCACATGTGGGACAGGCAGGTCCCGGAGCTCGCGAAGAGTTGGCGGATCTTCCGGTTCGATCTGCCGGGACACGGCGGAGCGCCCGCGTATCCGGCCGGATCGGTGGCCGAGCTCGCCGGGCGGCTGCTGGCCACCCTCGACCGGCTCGGCATCCAGCATTTCGGGTACGCGGGCTGCGCGTTCGGCGGGGCCATCGGGCTCGAACTGGCGCTGCGCCGCCCCGAGCGCGTGGCCTCCCTCGCGCTGATCGCGGCCTCGCCCCGTTTCGGTACGGCCGACGAGTTCCGTCAGCGTGGGGTGGTCGTGAGGTCGAACGGCCTGGACCCGATCGCCCGCACCGCGCCCGAACGCTGGTTCACGAGCGGTTTCGCGGCGGCCCAGCCCGCGATCACCGAGTGGGCCGTGCAGATGGTGCGCACCACCGACCCCGGCTGCTACATCGCGGCCTGTGAGGCGCTCGCCGCCTTCGACGTGCGGGGCGAACTGGGCATGGTGGGTGTTCCCACCCTCGTCCTGGCCGGCTCCGACGACCAGGTCACCGGGCCGGCGGAGGCGCGCACGCTGGTCGCCGGAATACCGGATGCCCGCCTCGCGGTCGTCCCCGGTGCCTCGCACCTGGTTCCCGTGGAGCAGCCCGCCGCCGTCACGGATCTGCTCGTACGGCACTTCTCCAGCGCCTGGCTGCCCGCCTTCGACTCGTCCACCGGACAGATGGCGGTCCCGGCCGCGCCGGCATACCCCGTGCAGGCGGCCCCGCCACCCGTCGGGCCCTTCGCCGAGATCGCCCCGGCCCCCGTCGAGCCCGAGCCCATGGGGTGGCAGGATCCCTACGACGTCGGGATCAAGGTGCGCCGCGAGGTGCTGGGGGACGCGCACGTGGACGGGGCGCTGGCCTCGGCGGACGAGTTCTCCGGGGACTTCCAGGAGTTCGTCACCCGGTACGCGTGGGGCGAGATCTGGGACCGGCCCGGACTCGACCGGCGTTCGCGCAGCTGTGTGACGCTGACCGCCCTGGTCGCGGGCGGCCATCTCGACGAGCTGGCCGTCCATACCCGCGCCGCCCTGCGCAACGGTCTCACCCCGGTGGAGATCAAGGAGGTGCTGCTCCAGACGGCTGTCTACTGCGGTGTGCCGGCGGCGAACAGCGCCTTCAAGGTGGCGCAGCAGGTCATCCGGGAGGAGACCACACCTCAGGAGTGA
- a CDS encoding DUF6278 family protein: MNIPFLDKLLKRQPVRRDRPLARAFEDDPVGVAELFSECELLRSQAAAVGLELDDTPDSLVALDQLLPLWRDDPESLPWLGNDAGLYLGTVVVRTVPGASWHVWPGGSPAVRLPSGREIPVVEAGLDWAVQGVPELSQMYAEATEA; encoded by the coding sequence ATGAACATCCCCTTCTTGGACAAGCTGCTCAAACGGCAGCCGGTGCGGCGGGACCGTCCCCTCGCCAGGGCTTTCGAGGACGACCCGGTGGGTGTGGCCGAGCTGTTCTCGGAGTGCGAACTGCTCCGCTCCCAGGCCGCGGCCGTCGGTCTCGAACTGGACGACACGCCGGACTCGTTGGTGGCCCTGGACCAGCTTCTGCCGCTGTGGCGCGACGACCCCGAGTCGCTGCCCTGGCTCGGGAACGACGCCGGTCTCTATCTCGGCACCGTCGTGGTGCGCACGGTGCCGGGCGCCTCCTGGCACGTCTGGCCCGGCGGCAGTCCGGCCGTCCGGCTCCCCTCGGGCCGTGAGATCCCGGTCGTCGAGGCCGGCCTCGACTGGGCCGTACAGGGCGTTCCCGAGCTGTCCCAGATGTACGCCGAGGCCACGGAAGCCTGA
- a CDS encoding MBL fold metallo-hydrolase — MKLTKKSHACIRLEKDGRVLVIDPGTFTEEDAAVGADAILVTHEHLDHFNEDRLRAGMEANPAAEIWTLRSVAEQVSAAFPGRVHTVGHGDTFTAAGFDVQVHGELHAVIHPDIPRITNVGYLVDGGRVFHPGDALTVPDQPVETLMLPVMAPWNKISEVIEYVREVKPQRAYDIHDALLTDLARPIYDHQIGALGGSEHLRLTPGASAEI; from the coding sequence ATGAAGCTCACGAAGAAGTCGCATGCCTGCATTCGACTCGAGAAGGACGGGCGTGTGCTCGTCATCGACCCGGGGACCTTCACGGAGGAGGACGCGGCCGTCGGAGCGGACGCGATCCTGGTCACGCACGAGCACCTCGACCACTTCAACGAGGACCGCCTCCGGGCCGGCATGGAGGCCAACCCGGCGGCGGAGATCTGGACGCTCCGGTCGGTGGCGGAGCAGGTCTCCGCCGCCTTCCCCGGCCGGGTGCACACCGTCGGCCACGGCGACACGTTCACCGCCGCCGGGTTCGACGTCCAGGTGCACGGCGAACTGCACGCCGTGATCCACCCGGACATCCCGCGCATCACCAACGTCGGCTATCTCGTCGACGGCGGCCGCGTCTTCCACCCCGGGGACGCCCTGACCGTCCCCGACCAGCCGGTCGAGACGCTGATGCTCCCCGTGATGGCTCCATGGAACAAGATCTCCGAGGTCATCGAGTACGTCCGCGAGGTCAAGCCGCAACGCGCGTACGACATCCACGACGCCCTGCTCACGGACCTCGCCCGGCCGATCTACGACCACCAGATCGGCGCTCTCGGCGGCTCCGAGCATCTGCGGCTCACGCCGGGAGCGTCGGCGGAGATCTGA
- a CDS encoding exodeoxyribonuclease III has translation MRIATWNVNSITARLPRLLAWLESSGTDVLCLQEAKVAAEQFPVEQLRELGYEAAVHATGRWNGVAVISRVGLEDVVRGLPGGPVYEGVEEPRAVSATCGPVRVWSVYVPNGREVDHAHYAYKLQWFEALGAAVAGDAAGGRPFAVLGDYNVAPTDDDVYDVAAFEGLTHVTPAERAALAALREEGLTDVVPRPLKYEHPYTYWDYRQLCFPKNRGMRIDLVYGNEAFSTAVKDAYVDREERKGKGASDHAPVVVDLDV, from the coding sequence ATGCGCATCGCCACCTGGAACGTGAACTCGATCACCGCCCGTCTCCCGAGGCTGCTGGCCTGGCTGGAGAGCAGCGGCACGGACGTGCTGTGCCTCCAGGAGGCCAAGGTCGCCGCCGAGCAGTTCCCGGTCGAACAACTGCGTGAGCTGGGATACGAGGCGGCCGTGCACGCCACGGGACGGTGGAACGGCGTGGCGGTGATCTCCCGAGTCGGCCTGGAGGACGTGGTCAGGGGCCTGCCCGGCGGTCCCGTGTACGAGGGCGTGGAGGAACCCCGGGCCGTCTCCGCGACCTGCGGCCCGGTCCGCGTCTGGTCGGTGTACGTGCCGAACGGCCGCGAGGTGGACCACGCTCACTACGCGTACAAACTCCAGTGGTTCGAGGCCCTGGGAGCGGCGGTGGCGGGCGACGCGGCGGGCGGCCGCCCCTTCGCGGTGCTGGGCGACTACAACGTGGCGCCCACGGACGACGACGTCTACGACGTGGCCGCGTTCGAGGGCCTGACCCATGTCACCCCGGCCGAGCGTGCCGCACTGGCCGCCCTGCGCGAGGAGGGCCTGACGGACGTGGTCCCGCGCCCGCTCAAGTACGAGCACCCGTACACGTACTGGGACTACCGCCAGCTCTGCTTCCCGAAGAACCGCGGCATGCGCATCGACCTCGTCTACGGCAACGAGGCGTTCTCGACGGCGGTCAAGGACGCCTACGTCGACCGCGAGGAGCGCAAGGGCAAGGGCGCCTCGGACCACGCGCCGGTCGTGGTGGACCTGGACGTCTAG
- a CDS encoding SNF2-related protein produces MTGRMRDRAEVVTARVPSAGAPSAWASSVSTADPGPRDLTRPPADQPPPARLAAVFLPAPLPREGRVAFWDPRGEPLPAEDDGDGPRPGEHPDGATSPGTRTSAREHTELREHTELTVVRPHGTGIRRSTVPALILSLGEALPVLAGARHDPGAHPATVCWGAAALHALRLVARGRLLPGLTPDGFDAWRAGPLNPDDIAHLRSVAAALPYEGHAVPLPGRGPVRLPEPEALVRSFLDAVADTLPRTPAAPYTCGKPFAAREPQRLTGAHDWAAEVAAGMDAGVRISLRLDLSAHQLFDDGEGARRAGAAVVQVHSLADPTLVVDAAALWAGDADTVFGPRARVDAALAVRRAARVWPPLDRLSEQDVPDVLALSEDELSDLLGVVATRLGAAGVAVHWPRDLAYDLSAAAVVRPAPGSATDGTGFFESEELLEFRWQLALGGDPLSEAEMDALAEAHRPVVRLRDQWVLVDPALVRKARKRELGLLDPVDALSVALTGTAEVDGETVEAVPVGALATLRDRLTAGVTPVEPPPGLDARLRDYQLRGLAWLDLMTSLGLGGCLADDMGLGKTVTLIALHLKRARSEPTLVVCPASLLGNWQREITRFAPGVPVRRFHGPDRTLDGLDGGFVLTTYGTMRSAATHLAEQRWGMVVADEAQHVKNPYSATAKALRTIPSPARVALTGTPVENNLSELWALLDWTTPGLLGPLKSFRARHARAVENGEDEEAVARLARLIRPFLLRRKKSDPGIVPELPPKTETDHPVPLTREQASLYEAVVRESLLAIETTDGIARRGLVLKLLTSLKQICDHPALFLKEDARAAAQGTPSRSGKLALLDELLDTLLAEDGSAIVFTQYVGMARLITAHLTARAVPVELLHGGTPVADREHMVDRFQSGETPVLVLSLKAAGTGLNLTRAGHVVHFDRWWNPAVEEQATDRAYRIGQTQPVQVHRLITEGTVEDRIAEMLEAKRALAEAILGSGEASLTELTDRELSDLVSLRRPS; encoded by the coding sequence GTGACCGGGCGTATGCGGGACAGGGCGGAAGTGGTGACCGCGCGGGTGCCTTCCGCGGGCGCGCCTTCGGCATGGGCATCCTCCGTGTCCACGGCGGATCCCGGGCCGCGGGACCTCACGCGGCCGCCCGCCGACCAGCCGCCCCCCGCGCGGCTCGCCGCCGTCTTCCTGCCCGCGCCGCTGCCCCGCGAAGGACGCGTCGCGTTCTGGGACCCGCGGGGCGAACCCCTGCCCGCCGAGGACGACGGGGACGGCCCGCGGCCGGGGGAACACCCCGACGGAGCGACGTCGCCCGGCACGCGAACGTCCGCGCGCGAGCACACCGAACTGCGCGAGCACACCGAACTGACGGTCGTACGGCCGCACGGCACAGGCATCCGCAGGAGCACCGTCCCCGCCCTGATCCTCTCCCTCGGCGAAGCCCTGCCCGTGCTCGCGGGGGCGCGGCACGACCCCGGAGCCCATCCCGCCACCGTGTGCTGGGGCGCCGCCGCGCTGCACGCGCTGCGCCTCGTCGCCCGCGGCCGCCTGCTGCCCGGGCTCACCCCCGACGGCTTCGACGCCTGGCGCGCGGGTCCCCTGAACCCGGACGACATCGCCCACCTGCGGTCCGTCGCCGCGGCCCTCCCGTACGAGGGACACGCCGTCCCCCTGCCCGGCAGGGGACCGGTCCGGCTGCCCGAACCGGAAGCCCTGGTGCGGTCCTTCCTGGACGCGGTCGCCGACACCCTGCCCCGCACCCCCGCCGCGCCCTACACCTGCGGCAAACCCTTCGCGGCCCGCGAGCCGCAGCGGCTCACCGGCGCCCACGACTGGGCCGCCGAGGTCGCCGCCGGCATGGACGCGGGCGTACGGATCTCGCTGCGCCTGGACCTCTCCGCCCACCAGCTCTTCGACGACGGCGAGGGAGCGCGGCGCGCGGGCGCCGCCGTCGTCCAGGTGCACAGCCTCGCCGACCCCACCCTCGTCGTCGACGCGGCCGCCCTGTGGGCCGGGGACGCGGACACGGTGTTCGGACCCCGCGCCCGCGTCGACGCCGCCCTCGCCGTCCGTCGCGCCGCCCGGGTCTGGCCACCCCTCGACCGACTGTCCGAACAGGACGTGCCCGATGTGCTCGCCCTCTCCGAGGACGAGCTGTCGGACCTGCTCGGGGTCGTGGCGACCCGGCTCGGCGCCGCCGGTGTCGCCGTGCACTGGCCCCGGGACCTGGCGTACGACCTGAGCGCCGCCGCGGTGGTGCGTCCCGCGCCCGGTTCGGCGACCGACGGGACCGGATTCTTCGAGAGCGAGGAACTCCTCGAGTTCCGCTGGCAGTTGGCCCTCGGCGGAGATCCGCTCAGCGAGGCGGAGATGGACGCGCTGGCCGAGGCCCACCGGCCGGTCGTGCGACTGCGTGACCAGTGGGTCCTGGTCGACCCCGCCCTCGTCCGCAAGGCCCGCAAGCGTGAACTGGGCCTGCTCGACCCGGTGGACGCCCTGTCCGTCGCGCTCACCGGAACCGCGGAGGTCGACGGGGAGACCGTCGAGGCGGTCCCGGTCGGGGCCCTCGCCACCCTGCGCGACCGCCTCACGGCGGGCGTGACCCCCGTCGAGCCCCCGCCCGGCCTGGACGCCCGCCTGCGGGACTACCAACTCCGCGGGCTCGCCTGGCTGGACCTCATGACCTCCCTCGGCCTCGGCGGCTGCCTCGCCGACGACATGGGCCTCGGCAAGACCGTCACACTTATCGCGCTCCACCTGAAGCGGGCCCGCAGCGAACCGACGCTGGTGGTCTGCCCCGCGTCGCTCCTCGGCAACTGGCAGCGGGAGATCACCCGTTTCGCGCCCGGCGTCCCCGTGCGCCGGTTCCACGGCCCCGACCGCACCCTCGACGGTCTCGACGGCGGCTTCGTCCTCACCACGTACGGCACGATGCGTTCGGCCGCCACCCACCTCGCCGAACAGCGCTGGGGCATGGTCGTCGCGGACGAGGCGCAGCACGTCAAGAACCCGTACTCGGCGACGGCGAAGGCCCTGCGCACGATCCCGTCCCCCGCGCGCGTCGCGCTCACCGGCACACCCGTGGAGAACAACCTCTCCGAACTGTGGGCTCTGCTGGACTGGACGACCCCGGGTCTGCTCGGCCCCCTCAAGTCCTTCCGCGCCCGGCACGCGCGCGCCGTGGAGAACGGCGAGGACGAGGAGGCCGTGGCCCGGCTCGCCCGGCTGATCCGCCCGTTCCTGCTCCGCCGCAAGAAGTCCGACCCCGGCATCGTCCCCGAACTCCCGCCGAAGACGGAGACGGACCACCCCGTCCCGCTCACCCGCGAACAGGCCTCCCTGTACGAGGCGGTGGTCCGCGAGTCCCTGCTGGCGATCGAGACCACCGACGGCATCGCCCGCCGGGGACTGGTCCTCAAGCTGCTGACCTCCCTCAAACAGATCTGCGACCACCCGGCCCTGTTCCTGAAGGAGGACGCGCGGGCGGCCGCACAGGGGACCCCCTCCCGTTCGGGCAAACTGGCCCTGCTCGACGAGCTGTTGGACACCCTGCTCGCCGAGGACGGCTCGGCGATCGTCTTCACCCAGTACGTCGGCATGGCCCGCCTCATCACGGCCCATCTGACCGCCCGCGCCGTCCCGGTCGAACTCCTGCACGGCGGTACGCCGGTCGCCGACCGCGAACACATGGTGGACCGCTTCCAGAGCGGGGAGACCCCCGTCCTGGTGCTGTCGCTCAAGGCCGCCGGCACCGGTCTGAACCTCACCCGCGCCGGTCATGTCGTCCACTTCGACCGCTGGTGGAACCCCGCCGTCGAGGAGCAGGCCACCGACCGCGCCTACCGCATCGGCCAGACCCAGCCCGTCCAGGTGCACCGGCTCATCACCGAGGGCACGGTCGAGGACCGGATCGCCGAGATGCTCGAAGCGAAGCGGGCCCTCGCCGAAGCGATCCTCGGCTCCGGCGAGGCGTCCCTGACGGAGCTCACCGACCGCGAACTGTCGGACCTCGTCTCGCTCCGGAGGCCGTCATGA
- a CDS encoding alpha/beta fold hydrolase: MGNGRNPLRTSAVGAVSATLIAAAGLGLAPAAQAADSSGGVRFVDISGDGGTTLKANVVTPAGADGTRAYPLIVLPTSWGLPQVEYLAQAQKLANSGYVVVSYNVRGFWQSGGEIDVAGPRDTADVSKVIDWALANTPADARKVGVAGVSYGAGISLLAAAHDKRIKAVAALSGWADLTTSIYSGRTEHVQAAALLDGVGHITGHPSAETQQVFKDFFGSNLSKEQDLIDWGKKRSPETYVDQLDKNGPAVFMANTWGDTIFSANQYAKFYEKLTGPKRLEFRPGDHATAEITGLFGLPNDVWTDTGRWFDHYLAGKDNGIDGEQPVQLKSRSTGGYEGYPDWKSVGAASRKIALEGSTRIRANVDSGADGGVIFLSSILDQLTRIPPMASIPLLPRYWTAVWQSEKSTGVQRVRGTVKLHTTVTGTKESGTFIAYLYDVGPLGIGKLVSNAPYTFHGRTPGEPFGVDLDLFSTAYDVPAGHRLAVVVDTVDPLYIEHNPSGAQLTFSSPEHDPSFVSVPLREQ, translated from the coding sequence TTGGGAAACGGTCGCAACCCCCTGCGCACTTCCGCCGTCGGCGCCGTCTCGGCGACGCTGATCGCCGCCGCGGGCCTGGGCCTGGCACCCGCCGCCCAGGCCGCCGACAGCTCGGGCGGTGTCCGCTTCGTCGACATCTCCGGCGACGGCGGCACCACCCTCAAGGCCAACGTCGTCACCCCCGCGGGAGCGGACGGCACCCGCGCCTATCCGCTCATCGTGCTGCCCACGAGCTGGGGCCTGCCCCAGGTCGAGTACCTCGCACAGGCCCAGAAGCTGGCGAACTCCGGCTATGTGGTCGTCAGTTACAACGTCCGCGGCTTCTGGCAGTCGGGCGGCGAGATCGACGTCGCCGGTCCCCGTGACACCGCCGACGTGTCCAAGGTGATCGACTGGGCTCTCGCCAACACTCCGGCCGACGCGAGGAAGGTGGGCGTGGCGGGCGTCTCGTACGGCGCCGGGATCAGTCTGCTGGCCGCCGCGCACGACAAGCGCATCAAGGCGGTCGCCGCCCTGAGCGGCTGGGCCGATCTGACCACGTCGATCTACTCCGGCCGCACCGAACACGTCCAGGCGGCCGCGCTGCTGGACGGCGTCGGGCACATCACGGGCCACCCCAGCGCCGAGACCCAGCAGGTGTTCAAGGACTTCTTCGGCTCGAATCTGTCGAAGGAGCAGGACCTGATCGACTGGGGGAAGAAACGTTCCCCCGAGACATACGTCGACCAGCTCGACAAGAACGGCCCCGCCGTCTTCATGGCCAACACCTGGGGCGACACGATCTTCTCGGCGAACCAGTACGCCAAGTTCTACGAGAAACTGACCGGGCCCAAGCGGCTGGAGTTCCGCCCCGGCGACCACGCCACCGCCGAGATCACCGGCCTGTTCGGGCTCCCCAACGACGTGTGGACCGACACCGGCCGCTGGTTCGACCACTATCTGGCGGGCAAGGACAACGGCATCGACGGCGAACAGCCGGTGCAGCTCAAGTCCCGTTCCACGGGCGGCTACGAGGGCTACCCGGACTGGAAGTCGGTCGGCGCGGCCTCGCGGAAGATCGCCCTGGAGGGCTCCACCAGGATCCGCGCGAACGTCGACTCGGGCGCGGACGGCGGGGTCATCTTCCTGTCCAGCATCCTCGACCAGCTCACCCGGATCCCGCCGATGGCCTCGATCCCGCTGCTGCCCCGTTACTGGACCGCGGTGTGGCAGTCGGAGAAGTCCACGGGCGTCCAGCGCGTACGAGGCACCGTCAAACTCCACACCACGGTCACCGGCACCAAGGAGAGCGGCACGTTCATCGCCTATCTCTACGACGTGGGCCCGCTCGGCATCGGCAAGCTGGTCAGCAACGCGCCGTACACCTTCCACGGGCGGACGCCCGGCGAGCCGTTCGGCGTGGACCTGGACCTGTTCTCCACGGCCTACGACGTCCCGGCCGGACATCGTCTCGCCGTGGTCGTCGACACGGTCGACCCGCTGTACATCGAGCACAACCCGTCCGGCGCGCAGCTGACCTTCTCCTCGCCGGAGCACGACCCGTCCTTCGTGTCGGTACCCCTGCGCGAGCAGTGA